A single region of the Brassica rapa cultivar Chiifu-401-42 chromosome A03, CAAS_Brap_v3.01, whole genome shotgun sequence genome encodes:
- the LOC103862252 gene encoding cysteine-rich and transmembrane domain-containing protein WIH2: MSDPKYAYPYPAPGNYPHGPPPPVGVPPQYYAPPPPPPPPPRKKPGFLEGLLAAMCCCCLVDECCCDPTIICID; the protein is encoded by the exons ATGAGTGATCCAAAGTATGCTTACCCTTACCCTGCTCCGGGAAACTACCCCCATGGCCCGCCGCCTCCAGTTGGAGTACCACCGCAGTACTATGCTCCACCACCGCCCCCACCACCACCGCCAAGAAAGAAACCTGGTTTCCTTGAGGGACT ACTTGCGGCTATGTGTTGTTGCTGCCTTGTGGATGAATGTTGCTGCGACCCGACCATCATATGCATTGATTGA